A segment of the Deltaproteobacteria bacterium genome:
GGCGCGGGCGCGCCGCCGTCGCGCGGCGCGGGCGCGGCCGCGCGTCGCGCGGGCGCCGTCGCGCCGCCGTCGCGCCCCGTCGTCGCACGCCATCGCACAATCGGCCGCCGCCGCACCGCCTGCACGGCGTGCCGCGTCCCCGCCACCCAGGGCCGGCCTCCGGCGCGCGGGGCCGCGACGTGCCACTCCGCTCGCGCGACCGCGTGACCTTCGCAGGGCGCGAGCCCACCGGCGGGGGGAACGCCGATTCGCGGCGCCGCGACCTGTCGGGTACCGCGGCGTGTCCTACCATCGGCCTGCCGGTCGCGCGGGGTTGTGCGGCCGGCAGCTCGCTCCGCCGGATCGCGGTTGCCACCGAACTTTTCCGTTGTCCAAGCAACCATCACCGCCGCGCGCGCGCCGAGCGTGGCTCGCGCCCAACGTCGTCGCTCTCGGCGTGGTCAGCCTACTCACCGACACCGCGAGCGAGATGGTCATCCCGCTGTTGCCCGTGTTCATCACGGGCGACCTAGGAGCCGGGCCGCTGGCCGTCGGCTGGATCGAGGGCGCGGCCGACGCGGTCGCCAGCCTGCTCAAGCTCGCGTCCGGGCGGTGGTCGGATCGGCTCGGGCGACGGCGCCCTTTCGTGCTCGCCGGCTACGCCCTGTCAACGGTGAGTCGGCCGCTGGTCGCGATCGCGACCAGCGCGTGGCACGTATTCGCAGTACGGGTTGCCGACCGTACGGGGAAGGGACTGCGGTCGAGCCCGCGCGACGCACTCCTCGCCGCGTGCGTTCCGGCCGCGCAGCGCGGGACCGCGTTCGGTCTCCATCGCGCCATGGATCACGCCGGCGCCGTACTCGGACCGGTCATTGCCTACGCCTTCCTTACGGGGTGGGCGAACGACCTGCGCGCGCTGTTCTGGCTGTCCGCCCTGCCCGGCGTCGCCGCCGTCTTGGCCGTCGTCGTCGCCGTGCGCGAGGCGCCCGCATCCGCGACGCCGCCGGTAGTCGCGCGCGCTCACCCGCCCGCGCACCCGCCCGCGGCCGACGCGCCGCCGGGGCGACTGCTCGGCGTGCTGGTGCCGGTCGGCCTGTTCACGCTCGGCAACGCGAGCGACGTCTACCTGCTGCTGCAGGCCAGCGAGTCGCGAGCACCGCTGGCAACCCTGCCACTGTTGTGGATGGCGCTCCATCTGGTCAAGGCGGCCGCGTCGGTACCCGGGGGCAAGCTGGCGGACGCGGTCGGCCGCCGCCGCGTGATCGCGATCGGCTGGCTCGTCTATGCTGCGGTCTACCTCGGTTTCGCGCTCGCACACTCCCGGGCGGCAGTCTGGGGGCTGTTCGTCGCCTATGGCCTGTACCACGGCCTGACCGAAGGCGCCGAGCGGGCGTTGGTCGCGGATCTCGCGCCCGCCGCGCGCCGGGGAACGGGGTTCGGCTGGTACCACGTCGTCGTCGGCTTCGGCGGCCTCGCCGCGAGCGCACTGTTCGGCACGATCTGGCAGTACGCCGGCAGCGCGGCCGCGTTCTCGACGAGCGCGGGGTTCGCGGTCGCGGCCGTTGTTGCGCTGGCGGTGCTGGCGCCGCGCGCCCGTTGATCGCGGGGCGCCCGCCGA
Coding sequences within it:
- a CDS encoding MFS transporter, translating into MSKQPSPPRARRAWLAPNVVALGVVSLLTDTASEMVIPLLPVFITGDLGAGPLAVGWIEGAADAVASLLKLASGRWSDRLGRRRPFVLAGYALSTVSRPLVAIATSAWHVFAVRVADRTGKGLRSSPRDALLAACVPAAQRGTAFGLHRAMDHAGAVLGPVIAYAFLTGWANDLRALFWLSALPGVAAVLAVVVAVREAPASATPPVVARAHPPAHPPAADAPPGRLLGVLVPVGLFTLGNASDVYLLLQASESRAPLATLPLLWMALHLVKAAASVPGGKLADAVGRRRVIAIGWLVYAAVYLGFALAHSRAAVWGLFVAYGLYHGLTEGAERALVADLAPAARRGTGFGWYHVVVGFGGLAASALFGTIWQYAGSAAAFSTSAGFAVAAVVALAVLAPRAR